A genomic segment from Actinomycetota bacterium encodes:
- a CDS encoding NAD kinase, with protein sequence MSRRVLFVVRSGTNQAPEVARAAAAGLLANNIEVLCAHEDVDLLNLPDVVSSSDATGCELVVVFGGDGTILSGIELARPADVPVLGVNLGHVGFLAEAEPENIDAVVSAIVEHNWIVEERMTLAISVTGPERQAWNSWALNEVAIEKDARERMIQVLVSIDDRPLSQWSADGLLCSTPTGSTAYAFSAGGPVVWPEVDAMLVVPISAHALFARPLVVAPTSTVDVAVTKGPVVISADGRRTTEVSAGSTVTIVRAEQSTKFARLHQVPFTERLVAKFELPVQGWGA encoded by the coding sequence ATGAGTCGTCGTGTTCTGTTTGTCGTTCGCTCTGGCACAAACCAAGCCCCTGAAGTTGCTCGGGCCGCCGCTGCTGGATTACTTGCTAATAACATCGAAGTTTTATGCGCCCACGAAGATGTTGATTTATTAAATCTTCCAGATGTCGTCTCTAGCAGCGATGCCACAGGCTGTGAACTTGTTGTGGTGTTTGGCGGAGACGGCACTATCTTGAGCGGCATCGAATTGGCCCGACCGGCCGATGTTCCAGTGCTCGGAGTCAATCTTGGTCATGTTGGTTTCTTGGCCGAAGCAGAACCAGAAAACATCGACGCAGTTGTCAGTGCAATTGTTGAGCATAACTGGATTGTCGAAGAGCGGATGACTCTTGCCATTTCGGTAACTGGTCCAGAGCGGCAAGCCTGGAATTCTTGGGCACTTAATGAAGTTGCCATTGAAAAAGATGCTCGGGAGCGAATGATCCAAGTCTTAGTTAGTATCGACGATCGACCGCTGTCGCAGTGGTCAGCCGATGGCTTACTTTGTTCCACACCTACTGGCTCAACCGCATATGCCTTTAGTGCTGGCGGTCCAGTTGTTTGGCCCGAGGTGGATGCAATGCTTGTTGTTCCCATTAGCGCTCATGCGCTATTTGCTCGCCCGCTAGTTGTTGCTCCAACTTCTACGGTTGATGTTGCCGTCACCAAAGGTCCAGTTGTAATCAGCGCTGATGGTCGGCGCACAACTGAAGTCTCGGCTGGTAGCACCGTAACTATTGTGCGAGCCGAGCAATCAACTAAATTTGCCCGCTTACATCAAGTTCCATTTACTGAACGCTTAGTGGCAAAGTTCGAGCTGCCAGTTCAGGGCTGGGGCGCATAG
- a CDS encoding CTP synthase gives MGNRKHIFVTGGVASSLGKGLTASSLGNLLTARGLRVTMQKLDPYLNVDPGTMNPFQHGEVFVTNDGAETDLDIGHYERFLDRDLHGSANVTTGQVYSNVIAKERRGEYLGDTVQVIPHITNEIKARMLAMHSDDVDIVITEVGGTVGDIESLPFLEAVRQVRHELGRENVLSLHVSLLPYIGPSGELKTKPTQHSVAALRSIGIQPDAIILRADRPIPESIKRKISLMCDVDDEAVVAAVDAPSIYDIPRVLHSEGLDAFVIRRLGMPFRDVKWDAWDNLLDRVHNPKHEVTVALVGKYIDLPDAYLSVTEALRAGGFANYARVNIRWVASDDCETEAGASMVLGDVDAICVPGGFGVRGIEGKLGALKFARENKIPTLGLCLGLQCMVIEYARDVVGIADANSAEFEPDTNNPIISTMADQTDVVSGDRDMGGTMRLGLYPAALSSGSTAERVYGSSLIEERHRHRYEVNNAYREQLAAAGLVFSGTSPDGHLVEFVELPTDVHPYYIATQAHPELRSRPTKAHPLFAGLIEAALARAGQ, from the coding sequence GTGGGTAATCGCAAACATATATTTGTCACGGGAGGCGTCGCCTCTTCACTCGGTAAGGGACTTACCGCTTCGTCACTAGGCAATCTTCTTACTGCTCGTGGACTTCGAGTTACGATGCAAAAGTTAGATCCCTATTTAAATGTTGATCCCGGAACGATGAATCCATTTCAACATGGTGAAGTATTTGTAACTAACGACGGTGCTGAAACCGATTTAGACATCGGTCACTACGAGCGGTTCCTTGATCGTGATTTACATGGGTCAGCAAACGTAACCACAGGCCAGGTTTACTCGAATGTGATTGCCAAAGAGCGCCGTGGTGAATACCTGGGCGACACAGTTCAAGTTATTCCACACATAACTAACGAAATCAAAGCTCGAATGCTAGCCATGCATAGCGATGATGTGGACATCGTGATTACCGAAGTCGGCGGCACAGTTGGAGACATTGAGTCGTTGCCATTTTTAGAGGCGGTGCGACAAGTTCGCCACGAACTAGGCCGAGAAAATGTGCTCTCTCTTCATGTTTCCCTCCTGCCTTACATCGGACCATCGGGCGAACTCAAGACCAAACCAACCCAACATTCTGTTGCTGCGCTGCGCAGTATCGGTATTCAGCCGGATGCCATCATTTTGCGTGCTGATCGGCCAATCCCAGAAAGTATCAAGCGCAAGATTTCGTTGATGTGTGATGTTGATGATGAAGCGGTAGTGGCTGCGGTTGATGCCCCGAGTATTTATGACATTCCACGGGTCCTGCACAGTGAAGGTCTAGATGCATTTGTCATTCGTCGACTAGGTATGCCGTTTCGAGATGTTAAGTGGGATGCGTGGGACAACCTGCTCGATCGCGTCCACAACCCAAAGCACGAAGTAACCGTAGCTTTGGTTGGCAAATATATCGATTTGCCAGATGCCTACCTTTCGGTTACCGAAGCATTGCGTGCTGGCGGATTTGCGAACTACGCCCGCGTCAATATTCGTTGGGTAGCCTCGGATGATTGTGAAACTGAAGCAGGTGCCAGCATGGTGCTTGGTGATGTTGACGCAATTTGTGTGCCAGGTGGATTTGGCGTACGCGGAATTGAAGGCAAACTCGGTGCGCTCAAGTTTGCGCGAGAAAACAAGATTCCAACCCTTGGTCTTTGCCTAGGGCTACAGTGCATGGTTATTGAGTATGCGCGCGATGTCGTTGGTATTGCCGATGCGAACTCAGCGGAATTTGAACCAGACACCAATAACCCAATCATCTCCACAATGGCTGATCAAACTGATGTGGTATCTGGTGACCGCGACATGGGTGGCACAATGCGACTTGGACTTTACCCAGCTGCACTTTCCAGCGGCTCAACAGCCGAGCGAGTTTACGGCTCTTCATTGATTGAAGAGCGGCATCGTCATCGCTACGAAGTTAACAATGCTTACCGCGAGCAACTTGCTGCCGCAGGATTAGTTTTCTCAGGAACTTCACCAGATGGCCACTTAGTTGAATTTGTTGAATTGCCGACAGATGTGCATCCGTATTACATCGCAACTCAAGCACATCCTGAACTTCGTAGTCGGCCAACAAAAGCTCACCCACTCTTTGCGGGCTTGATTGAGGCGGCCTTGGCT
- a CDS encoding TlyA family RNA methyltransferase has translation MTRSRLDVELVRRQLARSREQAQELIAAGQVTVEGLTAVKPASGVSELTNIKVLVDADSEYVSRGAHKLVGALTTFNIDVAGRTALDAGASTGGFSDVLLRKGVGHIYCVDVGHDQLAEKVAKDPKVTARDRTNVRYLTPEELGTQVDLVVADLSFISLEAVLPALISVMTPDADALLLVKPQFEVGKEALGAGGVVESAEQRVDSVNKIACKAYSLGLGTAGVVASPLPGPSGNVEYFLWLRQGAAAPDIASIQQAVAEGPA, from the coding sequence GTGACCCGAAGTCGACTTGATGTTGAATTAGTCCGTCGACAATTAGCCAGAAGTCGTGAGCAAGCCCAAGAATTAATTGCCGCAGGACAAGTCACTGTCGAAGGCTTAACCGCAGTTAAGCCGGCCAGTGGGGTTTCCGAACTAACAAACATCAAAGTTTTAGTAGACGCCGACTCCGAATATGTATCCCGTGGCGCTCACAAGCTAGTTGGCGCATTAACTACTTTCAACATTGACGTCGCTGGTCGAACCGCGTTAGACGCTGGAGCATCTACAGGTGGCTTTAGCGATGTGTTGTTGCGAAAGGGAGTTGGCCACATTTATTGCGTCGATGTCGGACACGATCAATTGGCCGAAAAAGTGGCTAAAGATCCAAAAGTTACGGCGCGCGATAGAACTAATGTTCGCTACTTAACGCCTGAAGAGTTGGGCACCCAAGTTGACTTAGTGGTTGCCGACCTGTCTTTTATCTCGCTTGAGGCAGTTTTGCCTGCACTAATTAGTGTCATGACCCCAGATGCCGACGCCCTTTTGCTCGTTAAACCTCAGTTCGAAGTAGGTAAAGAAGCACTTGGCGCTGGTGGCGTTGTGGAATCTGCCGAGCAGCGGGTCGATTCAGTCAATAAAATTGCCTGTAAGGCTTATTCTTTAGGCTTAGGCACTGCAGGAGTGGTGGCAAGCCCATTGCCCGGGCCTTCTGGAAATGTCGAATATTTTCTGTGGTTGCGCCAAGGGGCAGCCGCGCCAGACATCGCCAGCATCCAGCAAGCAGTAGCGGAAGGACCAGCATGA
- the recN gene encoding DNA repair protein RecN: MLEILRIRNLGVIADAELNFSPGFTALTGETGAGKTMVFRSIAMLFGAKPDASLIADGADAAAVMAELAVPADIKVRLLELGATVEDDVVIVGRQVPLEGRTRSVIGGTAMPNTTLVDLGGEMIAVHGQSDHMKLRKPAHQRLILDRFGGVKISDVLTRYQDLWAQHLDLQHRIDSLSADSASRQLELDRITSVITRFDELQPQPAEDETLATEALRLGNSESLFVAAMQAGEAIGGSDYDGEFVAGLLTNARKALEQSADLDEQLEGFATRVRELEVLAGELASELTQYASAIDASPQRLAYIEQRRSELKQLAREFGTVDDLIAWVEVNRPRMELLQGGDEHVSELKMELAACTAQMLVLAGDISKQRHLAATAFEQAVRSELEGLAMSGASVSFQIRPTDLGPFGADDIELGLVSRPNAPWVPISRGASGGELSRLMLAVQVVLASADPIDTFIFDEVDAGVGGAAAVEVGRRLARLARSSQVIVVTHLPQVAAFADKHYVVQANQGQQVHASQIREVSGEDRVTEISRMLAGLSDSSAGADLALELLELAASESHSN; this comes from the coding sequence GTGCTTGAGATTTTGCGCATCCGTAATCTTGGAGTAATCGCCGACGCCGAGCTTAATTTTTCCCCCGGTTTCACAGCACTAACTGGCGAAACGGGTGCGGGCAAAACCATGGTGTTTAGAAGTATCGCGATGCTATTTGGCGCAAAGCCTGATGCCTCGCTGATTGCAGATGGCGCTGACGCCGCAGCTGTAATGGCTGAACTTGCAGTGCCAGCTGACATTAAGGTCAGACTTTTAGAACTTGGCGCCACTGTTGAGGACGATGTGGTGATTGTTGGTCGACAAGTTCCGCTAGAGGGCCGAACCAGAAGTGTGATTGGTGGCACGGCCATGCCAAACACCACTTTGGTTGACCTAGGTGGCGAGATGATAGCTGTGCATGGTCAAAGCGATCACATGAAACTTCGCAAACCAGCGCATCAAAGATTGATTCTCGATCGATTTGGTGGCGTCAAAATAAGCGATGTGCTAACTCGGTACCAAGATCTTTGGGCACAACACCTTGACCTGCAACACCGAATTGATTCACTGAGTGCCGATAGCGCTTCAAGACAATTGGAACTCGACCGGATTACTTCGGTGATCACTCGCTTTGATGAATTGCAACCTCAGCCAGCCGAAGATGAAACACTTGCTACCGAAGCCCTTCGGCTGGGAAATAGCGAGTCGCTCTTTGTTGCAGCAATGCAAGCAGGCGAAGCAATTGGTGGAAGTGACTACGACGGCGAATTTGTTGCTGGACTACTAACTAATGCTCGCAAAGCCTTGGAACAAAGCGCAGACCTAGACGAGCAACTGGAGGGTTTTGCCACCCGAGTGCGCGAACTCGAAGTCCTAGCTGGTGAACTTGCAAGCGAACTTACTCAATATGCCTCTGCAATAGATGCCTCACCACAACGGTTGGCCTACATCGAACAGCGACGATCCGAGTTAAAGCAGCTGGCTCGTGAATTCGGCACAGTTGATGACCTTATTGCTTGGGTTGAGGTGAACCGACCTCGGATGGAACTACTGCAAGGTGGAGATGAGCATGTGTCAGAACTCAAAATGGAACTTGCGGCTTGCACGGCGCAAATGCTGGTCCTGGCCGGTGATATTTCAAAGCAACGTCATCTAGCAGCAACGGCATTTGAGCAGGCAGTGCGCAGTGAACTTGAGGGTCTGGCCATGAGTGGCGCAAGCGTTTCCTTCCAAATCCGTCCCACAGATTTAGGTCCGTTTGGGGCTGACGACATTGAGTTAGGGCTGGTCAGCCGACCAAACGCACCATGGGTGCCCATTAGTCGAGGAGCATCGGGTGGCGAACTTAGCCGCTTAATGCTTGCAGTCCAGGTGGTACTAGCCAGCGCTGACCCAATTGACACCTTCATTTTTGACGAGGTTGATGCCGGGGTGGGTGGGGCAGCAGCCGTAGAAGTTGGTCGCCGATTGGCTCGATTAGCTCGCTCTTCGCAGGTAATCGTCGTGACTCACTTGCCACAAGTCGCTGCGTTTGCAGACAAACACTATGTGGTGCAGGCTAATCAAGGCCAGCAAGTTCATGCCTCACAAATCCGCGAAGTATCGGGCGAGGACCGAGTGACCGAAATTTCGCGCATGCTAGCTGGACTAAGCGACTCATCAGCTGGGGCAGATTTGGCACTCGAACTACTCGAATTAGCAGCCAGCGAGAGTCACTCGAATTAG
- a CDS encoding HAD family hydrolase, producing MIPLQQTSNLLAKDYDAALLDLDGVVYIGDDAVPAVIPTLNEMHQQFGIALTCITNNAARSPKVVAEHLQRLGLQVTANDVVTSGQAAATELAKLLPQGSDVFVLGSRDLADEVELVGLKPSQDPDKHYAAIVQGYWPDMPWRMLGLASKIINSGALWVGTNADWTIPTTFGTSPGNGTMIQALKIATGRAPALIAGKPDSPLMYGAIDRTSAKQPLMIGDRLDTDILAANRINIDSLLVFSGVTDFMELFSATPELRPTYLAWDASGIADSHSAVSVDHGLVSLHDWRAAGDGLSGHGDALDAIRVLAVAVWELVISPDQAMSALAERGISLPKGATN from the coding sequence GTGATTCCATTACAGCAAACTAGCAACCTGCTAGCTAAAGACTACGACGCCGCACTGCTTGATTTAGACGGAGTTGTCTACATCGGTGACGATGCGGTACCAGCCGTTATCCCAACGCTTAATGAGATGCATCAACAATTTGGCATTGCCTTAACTTGCATTACGAATAATGCTGCTAGATCACCAAAGGTAGTTGCTGAACATTTGCAACGGCTAGGACTTCAAGTCACCGCAAATGATGTGGTTACCTCCGGGCAGGCAGCAGCAACCGAATTAGCCAAACTGCTTCCACAAGGTAGTGATGTTTTTGTGTTGGGCAGTCGCGACTTAGCCGATGAAGTTGAACTAGTTGGCTTAAAACCATCCCAAGATCCTGACAAACACTATGCAGCTATTGTTCAGGGCTACTGGCCTGATATGCCCTGGCGCATGCTGGGCCTAGCTAGCAAAATTATTAACTCCGGGGCACTCTGGGTCGGTACAAATGCTGATTGGACCATTCCAACCACATTTGGCACTTCACCTGGCAACGGAACCATGATTCAAGCACTAAAAATTGCTACTGGCAGAGCACCTGCCCTAATTGCCGGAAAGCCAGATTCGCCTCTTATGTATGGTGCTATCGATCGAACATCAGCAAAGCAACCCTTGATGATTGGCGATCGGCTGGACACAGATATTTTGGCGGCCAACCGTATCAACATTGACAGCCTGTTGGTATTTTCTGGCGTTACGGACTTTATGGAACTATTCAGCGCCACACCGGAGCTTCGCCCAACATATTTGGCCTGGGATGCCTCTGGAATCGCTGATTCACACAGCGCAGTTTCAGTGGATCATGGCCTTGTGAGTTTGCACGACTGGCGCGCTGCTGGTGATGGACTATCGGGCCACGGTGACGCCCTTGACGCAATTCGGGTGCTGGCAGTGGCAGTATGGGAATTAGTTATTTCACCAGATCAGGCGATGTCCGCCTTGGCTGAGCGTGGAATTTCATTACCGAAAGGCGCTACGAATTAA